A DNA window from Thiothrix subterranea contains the following coding sequences:
- a CDS encoding polysaccharide biosynthesis tyrosine autokinase, with the protein MNAHEKGFIHVSTFDTGGTSLREEFRKLRIVVKRREKTLLSVYLTVFLAALFTTEALNPDLFKNFILSFILGLCAGMIAAFVREGTDAIIKNPDMLARVLPIPLLGVAPAIPKKAGNYAFQSAERPDSKVAEAFRSLRNNLLVVTQQQRPKVINVTSTDASEGKSSTSINLATAFAQAGTRVLLIDADLRRPTLHKHFKLDNTKGLGNYLAGLDDFNTLIRPTKIANLQLLSSGPITPHPVELLSSERLTQLIATTEQQDAPFDLIIIDSPPVMGMADALLIGNRVHATLLVVACNETRRRPLHAAFERLKQARTNMVGVVLTKVR; encoded by the coding sequence ATGAATGCACACGAAAAAGGGTTCATACACGTATCAACCTTCGACACCGGCGGTACATCGCTGCGGGAAGAATTCCGTAAATTGCGTATTGTGGTTAAGCGCCGCGAAAAAACGTTGCTGAGTGTGTATTTAACGGTTTTTTTAGCCGCGTTGTTTACCACAGAAGCGTTAAACCCTGACCTTTTTAAAAACTTTATCTTAAGTTTTATTTTAGGCTTGTGTGCCGGGATGATTGCCGCATTTGTCCGCGAAGGCACGGACGCGATTATCAAAAATCCAGACATGCTGGCGCGCGTATTGCCGATTCCGCTGTTGGGCGTTGCGCCTGCCATCCCCAAAAAAGCGGGCAATTATGCGTTTCAGAGTGCCGAGCGCCCCGATTCCAAGGTGGCGGAAGCGTTTCGTTCCCTGCGCAATAATCTATTAGTCGTCACCCAGCAACAGCGCCCGAAAGTCATCAATGTGACCAGCACCGATGCGAGTGAAGGCAAAAGCAGCACCAGCATTAACCTCGCCACTGCCTTTGCACAAGCGGGTACACGGGTATTGTTAATTGATGCGGATTTACGCCGCCCAACGCTGCACAAGCATTTTAAATTAGACAACACCAAAGGGCTGGGCAATTACTTGGCAGGGCTAGATGATTTCAACACGCTAATCCGCCCCACCAAGATTGCTAATTTGCAACTGTTGTCATCTGGCCCGATTACCCCGCATCCGGTGGAATTATTGTCCAGCGAACGTTTGACGCAATTGATTGCCACCACTGAACAACAAGATGCGCCGTTTGACCTGATCATTATTGACTCACCACCCGTGATGGGCATGGCGGATGCGTTGCTTATCGGCAATCGCGTCCATGCCACTTTATTGGTAGTTGCGTGTAATGAAACCCGCCGTCGCCCGCTTCATGCCGCGTTTGAGCGTTTGAAACAGGCGCGTACCAATATGGTCGGTGTAGTGCTGACGAAGGTGCGTTAA
- a CDS encoding EF-hand domain-containing protein, translated as MNKMILSALSVAVLLSAGNAAAATDPDFKRLDTNNDGLISWPEYAAKNPKSGRLDPRRIFDNVDTNRDGYIDPAEFAEMKRRRDNRKP; from the coding sequence ATGAACAAAATGATTTTATCAGCGCTAAGCGTTGCCGTATTACTCAGCGCAGGAAACGCGGCTGCCGCAACTGACCCAGATTTCAAACGCTTGGATACTAACAACGATGGGCTAATTTCTTGGCCGGAATACGCCGCCAAAAATCCCAAATCCGGCAGACTCGACCCGCGCCGCATTTTCGACAATGTGGATACTAATCGTGACGGCTATATCGATCCGGCGGAATTTGCCGAGATGAAACGCCGCCGTGATAACCGCAAGCCGTAG
- the greA gene encoding transcription elongation factor GreA: MSTRPPLTLKGSERLKAELQRLKTEERPQIIQAIATAREHGDLKENAEYHAAREQQSFCEGRIKELESTLSMAQVIDVVAVGAMNPGKVVFGATVELEEVETGEIITYQIVGDIEADIKHNRVAVSSPIARAMIGKEEGDVAVVQAPSGKREYEIVAVSYQ, translated from the coding sequence ATGAGTACAAGACCACCGCTAACATTGAAAGGTTCGGAACGCTTGAAAGCTGAATTGCAGCGTTTGAAAACCGAAGAACGTCCGCAAATTATTCAGGCGATTGCGACTGCGCGGGAACACGGCGATTTGAAAGAAAATGCCGAATACCATGCAGCACGTGAGCAGCAAAGTTTCTGCGAAGGGCGTATTAAGGAACTGGAAAGCACCTTGTCGATGGCGCAAGTGATTGATGTGGTAGCCGTGGGTGCAATGAATCCCGGCAAAGTCGTCTTCGGGGCAACCGTTGAGTTGGAAGAAGTCGAAACCGGCGAAATCATTACGTATCAAATCGTGGGTGACATTGAGGCAGATATTAAACACAACCGTGTGGCGGTGTCTTCACCGATTGCGCGGGCGATGATTGGTAAGGAAGAGGGCGACGTGGCGGTCGTGCAAGCGCCGAGTGGCAAGCGCGAGTATGAAATCGTTGCGGTTAGCTATCAATAG
- the carB gene encoding carbamoyl-phosphate synthase large subunit, with the protein MPKRTDIKSILIIGAGPIIIGQACEFDYSGAQACKALREEGYRVILVNSNPATIMTDPNMADAIYIEPIRWETVAKIIEKERPDALLPTMGGQTALNCALDLSRHGVLEKFGVDMIGANEVSIDMAEDRQKFKVAMDEIGLESARSGVAHTMDEARAVQATLGFPVVIRPSFTMGGSGGGIAYNKQEFETIVARGLDMSPTTEVLLEESLLGWKEYEMEVVRDRNDNCIIICSIENLDPMGIHTGDSITVAPAQTLTDKEYQLLRNASIAVLRKIGVDTGGSNVQFSVNPKNGRIIVIEMNPRVSRSSALASKATGFPIAKVAAKLAVGYTLDELRNEITGGATPTSFEPSIDYVVTKIPRFTFEKFPQADSRLTTQMKSVGEVMAMGRTFQESFQKALRGLETGIDGLNERIDPQDPDAKDTLRRQLTEASSERILYVADAFRLGLSIEELFAQTSIDPWFLVQIKELVDMENGLKDRLLNSISVDEMRNLKRKGFSDRRLAKLLHETEKTVRVARHKLNVRPVYKRVDTCAAEFSTNTAYMYSTYEEECESNPTDRKKIMVLGGGPNRIGQGIEFDYCCVHAALALRDDGFETIMVNCNPETVSTDYDTSDRLYFEPLTLEDVMEIVDLEKPYGVIVQYGGQTPLKLARDLEALGAPIIGTSPDSIDLAEDRERFQQLIHKLGLKQPPNRTARSIDEAVRLADEIGYPLVVRPSYVLGGRAMEIVYHENELRRYMTTAVSVSNDSPVLLDRYLDDAIEVDVDAICDGENVLIGGIMQHIEQAGIHSGDSACSLPPYSLRADIQDQLREQMVRMGKALNVIGLMNAQFAIKGDDVYVLEVNPRASRTVPFVSKAIGRPLAKVAARCMAGQSLASQNALNEIIPSYYAVKEAVFPFIKFPGVDPILSPEMKSTGEVMGVGRTFAEAFGKAQYAAGEVYPTSGVAFISVREADRRHLKEVGDILIAQGFNIVATRGTARELLNVGVKCEIVNKMREGRPNIVDMIKNEEIDLIVNTTEGEQSTRDSFEIRREALQHKITYTTTIEGARALCKAMAYTDSEQVYCLQDLHQEITEQGV; encoded by the coding sequence ATGCCTAAACGCACTGACATTAAAAGCATTCTGATTATTGGTGCAGGCCCGATCATTATCGGTCAGGCGTGCGAATTCGACTATTCCGGTGCGCAAGCGTGTAAGGCGTTGCGTGAGGAAGGCTACCGCGTCATTTTGGTCAATTCCAACCCCGCGACCATTATGACCGACCCGAATATGGCGGATGCGATTTACATCGAGCCGATCCGCTGGGAAACGGTTGCCAAGATTATTGAAAAAGAACGCCCCGACGCACTCTTGCCAACGATGGGTGGGCAAACCGCGCTCAACTGTGCGCTCGACCTTTCCCGCCACGGCGTGCTGGAAAAGTTCGGCGTGGACATGATTGGTGCGAACGAAGTCTCCATCGACATGGCAGAAGACCGCCAGAAATTCAAAGTGGCGATGGACGAAATCGGCCTCGAATCCGCCCGTTCCGGCGTAGCGCATACGATGGATGAAGCCCGTGCGGTGCAAGCTACCCTCGGCTTCCCGGTAGTCATTCGTCCCTCGTTCACGATGGGCGGCAGTGGTGGCGGTATTGCCTACAATAAGCAGGAATTTGAAACCATCGTGGCGCGTGGGCTGGATATGTCCCCGACTACTGAAGTCCTGCTGGAAGAATCCCTGCTCGGTTGGAAAGAGTATGAAATGGAAGTCGTGCGTGACCGCAACGACAACTGCATTATCATCTGTTCCATCGAAAACCTTGACCCAATGGGGATTCACACGGGTGACTCGATTACGGTAGCGCCTGCGCAAACCCTAACCGACAAGGAATACCAATTGCTGCGGAATGCGTCGATTGCGGTCTTGCGCAAAATCGGCGTGGATACCGGCGGTTCTAACGTACAGTTTTCGGTCAACCCGAAAAACGGGCGCATTATCGTGATCGAAATGAACCCGCGTGTGTCACGCTCTTCCGCACTCGCATCCAAAGCCACCGGCTTCCCGATTGCGAAAGTGGCGGCGAAACTGGCAGTCGGCTACACCTTGGACGAATTGCGCAACGAAATTACTGGCGGGGCAACGCCTACGTCATTCGAGCCATCCATTGACTACGTTGTGACCAAAATCCCGCGTTTCACTTTCGAGAAATTCCCGCAAGCCGACTCGCGTTTGACCACGCAAATGAAGTCGGTGGGCGAAGTCATGGCAATGGGGCGCACCTTCCAAGAGTCGTTCCAGAAAGCCCTACGCGGTTTGGAAACCGGCATTGACGGCTTGAACGAGCGCATTGATCCGCAAGACCCTGACGCAAAAGACACCTTGCGCCGCCAACTGACCGAAGCCAGTTCCGAACGTATTTTGTACGTCGCGGATGCGTTCCGATTGGGCTTGAGCATCGAAGAATTGTTCGCGCAAACCAGCATTGATCCCTGGTTCTTGGTGCAAATCAAAGAACTGGTTGATATGGAAAATGGTTTGAAAGACCGTTTGCTGAACAGCATTAGCGTTGACGAAATGCGCAACTTGAAGCGTAAAGGCTTCTCCGACCGCCGATTGGCTAAGCTGTTGCACGAAACTGAAAAAACGGTACGGGTGGCGCGTCACAAGCTCAATGTACGTCCGGTGTATAAGCGCGTGGATACCTGCGCGGCGGAATTTTCTACCAATACGGCGTACATGTATTCCACCTACGAAGAAGAGTGCGAATCCAATCCGACCGACCGTAAGAAAATCATGGTGTTAGGCGGCGGTCCCAACCGTATCGGGCAGGGGATCGAGTTCGATTACTGCTGCGTCCACGCGGCGTTGGCGTTGCGCGATGATGGCTTTGAAACCATCATGGTCAACTGCAACCCTGAAACTGTTTCTACTGACTACGACACATCCGACCGTCTGTATTTCGAGCCGCTAACGCTTGAAGACGTGATGGAAATCGTCGATTTGGAAAAGCCTTACGGCGTGATCGTGCAATACGGTGGGCAAACCCCGCTGAAATTGGCACGTGATTTGGAAGCCTTGGGTGCGCCGATTATTGGTACATCGCCCGATTCCATCGACTTGGCGGAAGACCGCGAACGTTTCCAACAGTTAATCCACAAACTCGGCTTGAAGCAGCCGCCGAACCGCACCGCGAGAAGCATCGACGAAGCGGTACGTCTGGCAGACGAAATCGGCTACCCGTTGGTGGTGCGTCCGTCTTACGTGCTGGGCGGGCGGGCGATGGAAATCGTTTACCATGAAAACGAATTGCGCCGTTACATGACCACAGCGGTTTCCGTGTCCAACGATTCGCCGGTATTGCTCGACCGTTATCTGGATGATGCCATCGAAGTCGATGTTGACGCGATTTGCGATGGTGAAAACGTGCTGATTGGCGGCATTATGCAGCACATTGAACAGGCGGGTATTCACTCCGGTGACTCGGCATGTTCTTTACCACCATACTCGTTGCGTGCCGACATCCAAGACCAATTGCGTGAGCAAATGGTACGTATGGGCAAAGCCCTCAACGTTATCGGCTTAATGAACGCGCAATTTGCGATCAAAGGCGACGACGTATACGTGCTGGAAGTGAACCCGCGTGCCTCACGTACCGTGCCTTTCGTTTCCAAAGCCATCGGTCGTCCGCTGGCAAAAGTCGCAGCACGTTGCATGGCAGGTCAAAGCTTGGCAAGCCAGAATGCGTTGAACGAAATCATCCCGTCCTACTACGCGGTGAAAGAAGCGGTATTCCCGTTCATCAAATTCCCCGGCGTTGACCCAATTCTTAGCCCCGAAATGAAATCCACGGGCGAAGTCATGGGCGTGGGCAGGACGTTTGCCGAAGCCTTCGGGAAAGCGCAATACGCAGCGGGTGAAGTTTACCCAACCTCTGGCGTGGCGTTCATCAGTGTGCGCGAAGCCGATCGTCGTCACCTCAAAGAAGTGGGCGATATTTTGATCGCGCAAGGCTTCAATATTGTTGCCACCCGTGGCACGGCACGCGAATTGCTGAACGTCGGGGTAAAATGCGAAATCGTCAACAAAATGCGCGAAGGTCGCCCCAATATCGTCGATATGATTAAGAACGAGGAAATCGACCTGATCGTAAACACGACCGAAGGCGAGCAATCCACCCGCGATTCGTTTGAGATTCGCCGCGAAGCCTTGCAGCACAAAATCACCTACACCACCACGATTGAGGGTGCGCGGGCATTGTGCAAAGCGATGGCCTACACTGACAGTGAGCAGGTTTATTGCTTGCAAGATTTACATCAGGAAATAACAGAACAAGGGGTTTGA
- the carA gene encoding glutamine-hydrolyzing carbamoyl-phosphate synthase small subunit translates to MNKQALLVLEDGSVFHGRSIGCDGQTTGEVVFNTALTGYQEILTDPSYSRQIVTLTYPHIGNVGVNQEDCESTQVHAAGLIVRDVPAVYSSWRAEESLPDYLARNNVVAIADIDTRRLTRILREKGAQRGCVMAGENLSVDVALDAARSFPGLKGMDLAKEVTVKSSYVWTEGSWQLNPATPRPSTATTAEFNIVAYDYGIKTNILRMLVDRGCRVTVVPAQTPAADVLAMKPDGVFLSNGPGDPEPCDYAITAIREVLEQKVPTFGICLGHQLLGLASGAKTVKMKFGHHGANHPVQDLDSKRVMISSQNHGFAVDETTLPANVRATHRSLFDGTLQGIERTDCPALSFQGHPEASPGPHDVAPVFDRFIEMMRAAHA, encoded by the coding sequence TTGAACAAGCAAGCACTGCTGGTGCTGGAAGACGGGAGTGTTTTCCACGGGCGTTCCATCGGCTGTGATGGCCAAACCACAGGTGAAGTGGTCTTTAATACCGCATTGACAGGCTATCAGGAAATCCTGACTGACCCGTCGTATTCACGCCAAATCGTTACCTTGACTTATCCCCACATTGGTAACGTCGGTGTCAATCAGGAAGATTGCGAGTCTACGCAAGTCCACGCGGCTGGTTTGATCGTGCGCGATGTGCCTGCGGTTTATAGTAGCTGGCGTGCGGAAGAATCCCTGCCAGACTATTTAGCCCGCAATAACGTTGTCGCGATTGCCGACATCGACACGCGCCGTTTAACGCGCATTTTGCGTGAAAAAGGTGCGCAGCGCGGTTGCGTCATGGCAGGTGAAAACCTTTCTGTAGACGTAGCACTGGACGCAGCACGTTCCTTCCCCGGCTTAAAAGGCATGGATTTGGCGAAAGAAGTCACCGTCAAGTCCAGCTATGTGTGGACAGAAGGCAGTTGGCAATTAAACCCCGCCACGCCACGCCCTTCCACCGCGACAACGGCTGAATTCAATATCGTCGCTTACGATTACGGCATTAAAACCAATATCCTGCGCATGTTGGTCGATCGTGGTTGTCGCGTGACCGTCGTGCCTGCACAAACCCCAGCGGCAGACGTATTGGCGATGAAACCGGATGGCGTATTCCTCTCCAACGGTCCCGGCGACCCGGAGCCGTGCGATTACGCGATTACCGCGATTCGTGAAGTGCTGGAGCAAAAAGTTCCAACGTTTGGCATCTGCTTAGGTCATCAATTGCTCGGTCTTGCCAGTGGCGCGAAAACCGTCAAAATGAAGTTCGGGCATCACGGCGCAAACCATCCGGTGCAAGATTTAGACAGCAAGCGCGTGATGATCAGCAGCCAAAACCACGGTTTTGCGGTGGATGAAACCACGCTGCCAGCCAACGTGCGTGCCACGCATCGCTCGCTGTTTGATGGCACATTGCAAGGTATCGAACGCACCGACTGCCCCGCGTTAAGTTTCCAAGGACACCCCGAAGCCAGCCCCGGCCCGCACGACGTAGCCCCTGTATTCGACCGTTTCATTGAGATGATGAGAGCTGCACATGCCTAA
- the cobC gene encoding alpha-ribazole phosphatase family protein, with product MANNFTHIGLLQHGAVEAGDVFCGELDTPLTKASWKQLKQAFGRASPDWDAVVTSPRMQCAAFAEWFAQKQDLPLVRDERLREIHFGEWEGRNPQDVMTTHPEELAQWWLNPAQVSPPGGESFGDFRARVLDAWTEMGRAYRGERVLVVTHALVIRVIIAHVLQMSDERLLALNIEYGALTRLRVLRDRSGEWASLLAHGCG from the coding sequence GTGGCCAATAATTTTACTCACATTGGCTTATTGCAACACGGTGCGGTGGAAGCGGGGGATGTGTTCTGTGGTGAACTCGATACCCCGCTCACCAAAGCCAGTTGGAAGCAGCTCAAACAAGCTTTCGGTCGCGCCAGTCCAGACTGGGATGCCGTGGTGACTTCACCTCGGATGCAATGCGCTGCTTTCGCGGAATGGTTTGCACAAAAACAGGATTTGCCGCTGGTGCGCGACGAGCGTTTGCGGGAAATTCATTTCGGGGAATGGGAAGGGCGTAATCCGCAAGACGTGATGACGACGCATCCCGAAGAGTTGGCGCAATGGTGGCTGAATCCGGCACAAGTATCGCCACCGGGCGGCGAAAGCTTTGGCGATTTTCGCGCCCGTGTGTTGGATGCATGGACAGAAATGGGACGTGCCTACCGAGGCGAACGGGTGCTGGTGGTGACTCATGCCTTGGTGATTCGGGTGATTATTGCGCACGTATTGCAAATGTCGGATGAGCGCTTGCTGGCCTTGAACATTGAGTACGGCGCGTTGACCCGCTTGCGGGTATTGCGTGACCGTAGCGGTGAATGGGCCAGTTTGTTGGCACACGGTTGCGGATAA
- the grxD gene encoding Grx4 family monothiol glutaredoxin codes for MSALDRIDQAVKSNPVVIFMKGTPKMPQCGFSSRASQALMACGEEFAYVNVLSDPEIFQDLPQYANWPTFPQVYINGELIGGCDITLEMYQNGELQKMVKEAMQGNSGEAA; via the coding sequence ATGAGCGCATTAGACCGTATCGACCAAGCCGTTAAAAGCAACCCCGTCGTCATTTTCATGAAGGGCACACCGAAAATGCCACAATGTGGGTTTTCCAGCCGCGCATCCCAAGCATTAATGGCGTGCGGCGAAGAGTTTGCTTACGTGAACGTATTGAGTGACCCGGAAATTTTCCAAGATTTACCACAATACGCGAACTGGCCGACGTTCCCGCAAGTGTATATCAACGGCGAATTGATCGGCGGCTGCGACATTACGCTGGAAATGTACCAAAACGGTGAATTACAGAAAATGGTTAAAGAAGCCATGCAGGGTAATTCAGGCGAAGCGGCTTAA
- a CDS encoding DUF2384 domain-containing protein, with the protein MQTFSSEEMGALTRAVLNHMDEWKISADEMLAILQLGEEVRPRHLQQYRQGDKTFPQTTEMMNRIDHIVGIADALRTTFPFSSQMRVMWLSKPHRRFQRRHPLAVMLDEGDDGLMRVRIEVDCAYGYAINDALHAAAEEKKAAAA; encoded by the coding sequence ATGCAAACCTTTTCAAGCGAAGAAATGGGCGCTTTGACGCGAGCTGTCCTTAATCACATGGATGAATGGAAGATCAGCGCGGATGAGATGCTGGCAATTTTGCAGTTGGGCGAAGAAGTGCGCCCGCGCCATTTGCAGCAATACCGTCAAGGCGATAAAACCTTTCCGCAAACCACCGAAATGATGAACCGCATTGATCACATTGTGGGCATTGCCGATGCGTTGCGCACCACGTTTCCGTTCAGCAGCCAGATGCGGGTGATGTGGTTGAGCAAGCCGCACCGCCGTTTTCAGCGTCGTCACCCTTTAGCGGTGATGTTGGATGAGGGCGATGACGGTTTAATGCGGGTCAGAATTGAAGTGGATTGCGCTTACGGTTACGCGATCAACGATGCGCTTCATGCAGCGGCTGAAGAAAAGAAGGCAGCAGCAGCCTAG
- a CDS encoding segregation and condensation protein A, whose translation MSAEQFSTEKRILMAMRKTLGGIIRDLTPSDSAVRYPLSDATVEDVKKCFDLIAARERELAQLAGVSEERPHFIDEVSATKVVSIAGLKKRD comes from the coding sequence ATGTCAGCAGAACAGTTCTCCACAGAAAAACGCATCCTGATGGCGATGCGTAAAACCCTCGGCGGTATTATTCGCGATTTAACCCCTTCAGATTCTGCGGTGCGTTACCCGTTATCCGATGCGACGGTTGAAGACGTGAAAAAATGCTTTGATTTGATTGCAGCGCGTGAACGTGAATTGGCGCAGTTGGCTGGGGTGAGTGAAGAGCGTCCGCACTTTATTGATGAAGTCAGTGCGACGAAAGTGGTGTCGATTGCTGGCCTGAAAAAGAGGGATTAA
- a CDS encoding RNA-guided endonuclease InsQ/TnpB family protein, giving the protein MKPVTTTLKTLKVRIRDKHAPVLKQWAFECNQVWNEANAITAEYSYIAVPEIGYLRNNFTAFDLAKSQAAFKKARGFTLHSQTVQEVTEAHAKARKQFKKDKLRWRVSGGSRRSLGWIPFKSGAAVWKDGQVRYNKHHFKVWDSYGLSQYAFRSGSFTEDSRGRWYFNVVVQVPVVEAIGRGEVGIDLGLKDYATCSNGEKLQANQFYRNAQKQLGIAQRANKKQRVKAIHAKVKNRRADAIHQFTTKLVREHSLIVVGNVSSKALVKTKMAKSVLDAGWFMLKTQLDAKSKAMQGVFLEVNEAYSTQACSCCGSISVNSPKGRVGLGIREWTCPDCGSLHDRDVNAAKNILAVGHCRLAGGIPVL; this is encoded by the coding sequence ATGAAACCCGTTACCACTACCCTGAAAACCCTCAAAGTCCGCATCCGCGACAAACACGCACCCGTGCTAAAGCAGTGGGCGTTTGAGTGCAATCAGGTGTGGAACGAAGCCAACGCTATCACGGCAGAATACAGCTACATAGCCGTGCCAGAAATCGGCTACCTCAGAAATAATTTCACCGCCTTCGATCTCGCCAAGAGCCAAGCGGCATTCAAGAAAGCACGCGGCTTCACTCTCCACTCGCAAACTGTTCAAGAAGTGACCGAAGCCCACGCCAAAGCCCGTAAGCAATTCAAGAAAGATAAGCTACGCTGGCGTGTATCAGGCGGTAGCCGCCGTTCGTTGGGCTGGATACCGTTCAAGTCGGGTGCAGCCGTGTGGAAAGACGGACAAGTGCGCTACAACAAGCACCATTTCAAGGTATGGGACAGCTATGGCTTGTCACAATACGCCTTCCGTTCTGGCTCCTTCACCGAAGATTCCCGTGGGCGCTGGTATTTCAATGTCGTGGTACAAGTCCCCGTTGTTGAAGCCATCGGGCGCGGTGAAGTCGGCATTGACCTTGGCTTAAAAGACTACGCCACTTGTAGCAATGGCGAGAAACTTCAAGCCAATCAATTCTACCGCAACGCCCAAAAACAATTGGGAATTGCCCAACGTGCCAACAAAAAACAGCGTGTCAAGGCTATCCATGCCAAGGTCAAAAACCGTAGAGCCGATGCTATCCACCAGTTCACCACCAAATTGGTGCGTGAGCATTCATTAATCGTTGTCGGCAACGTCAGCAGTAAAGCCTTAGTCAAAACCAAAATGGCGAAAAGCGTCTTGGACGCAGGCTGGTTCATGCTGAAAACACAACTGGATGCAAAATCGAAAGCGATGCAAGGTGTGTTTCTCGAAGTCAACGAAGCGTACAGTACCCAAGCCTGTTCGTGTTGCGGAAGTATTTCTGTCAACAGTCCGAAAGGTAGAGTAGGACTTGGAATAAGAGAATGGACTTGTCCTGACTGTGGGTCATTGCATGACAGAGATGTCAATGCAGCTAAGAACATTCTCGCGGTAGGACATTGCCGTCTCGCAGGAGGAATCCCCGTCCTTTAG
- a CDS encoding adenosylcobinamide-GDP ribazoletransferase — protein sequence MKAVLRSFQVALRVLTLLPAPSIATFSAEEKGRGLIWFPVIGALMGGLLALTAWRLQGIEPMLASVILLTAWLFISELHHLDALARSVNVWLFGGQSAAVADDTEAAQLPMPHFGVMGVMALVMMVKFSALSVLIEYKLWLYIMMAPLAARLLVAALIGFTPSAPGQTLAQDFRVEFPYVALFIWLLLALPIALVAGIPLLGVFVLLLLIRLRLKQTSGGLTWESIGASIVLLEAVGLFVAAVTA from the coding sequence ATGAAAGCCGTGCTGCGTTCTTTTCAGGTGGCGTTGCGTGTGTTGACATTATTGCCAGCACCGTCCATTGCCACGTTTTCGGCGGAAGAAAAAGGGCGTGGTTTGATTTGGTTTCCGGTGATTGGGGCATTAATGGGTGGGTTACTTGCCCTAACCGCATGGCGCTTGCAAGGCATTGAACCGATGTTGGCGTCGGTGATTTTGCTGACGGCTTGGTTGTTTATCAGTGAGTTGCATCATTTGGATGCGTTGGCGCGTAGCGTTAATGTGTGGTTGTTTGGTGGGCAAAGTGCTGCTGTGGCGGATGATACAGAGGCGGCGCAGTTGCCGATGCCGCATTTCGGTGTCATGGGTGTCATGGCGCTGGTGATGATGGTTAAGTTTTCAGCGCTTTCAGTGCTGATTGAATACAAACTGTGGCTGTACATTATGATGGCACCGCTGGCGGCACGTCTGTTAGTGGCGGCATTGATTGGGTTTACGCCGAGTGCGCCGGGGCAAACGCTGGCACAAGATTTTCGGGTCGAATTTCCTTACGTTGCCTTGTTTATTTGGTTGTTATTGGCTTTGCCGATCGCATTGGTGGCTGGAATCCCGTTACTGGGGGTGTTTGTGCTGCTGTTGCTGATTCGTTTGCGCCTTAAACAGACGAGTGGCGGGCTAACTTGGGAGTCTATTGGCGCGAGTATTGTGTTATTGGAGGCGGTTGGTTTGTTTGTCGCCGCCGTGACCGCTTGA